A section of the Bacillus sp. HSf4 genome encodes:
- a CDS encoding T7SS effector LXG polymorphic toxin encodes MKTLDVQALHHAIDQTLEQLKKQSEEMAKVKKGVDGITSLEDALKGKGGDAIRSFYEECHTPFLRFYESFIEEYQSALKKMKNDLESLEPNHNGFISQAFLEHELEQGLNAADRTTKHLVSKANATMAKVNHIVDLPDLNDNDFHEQNRKATKDINQTIEKLHTFDREQTNALKTAENDLETMQKYITWLEKMYTGPKIEITGYQKGSILKPDEDTNIKGPVDGLKGELEKAEPSPMEIMLEKLGNQKDSDVDTLAAAPNRLKKLIKKYKIHNKSVNNPDALKEIKFKKYIIKKSDVEVKKFEMPWGPGKIGKLGKASEIRQALTENPLKVDEVSKVGKSANTAKDISKHQIKSGATNIALHSKFLEVLKATELANPLVDSLKKTGKLPPNYVGKNIAAKNGWRPGKALNNYVSGGQIGGDIFKNTANVLPKAPGRVWYEADVGLSNTMSRSKQAGTRLLYSNDDKMYITTDHYKTVHYIGTFK; translated from the coding sequence GGCCAAAGTCAAAAAAGGTGTGGATGGAATCACGTCCCTTGAAGATGCTTTAAAAGGAAAAGGCGGAGACGCGATTCGTTCTTTTTATGAGGAATGCCACACCCCTTTCCTCCGGTTCTATGAATCTTTTATTGAAGAATATCAGTCAGCTTTGAAAAAAATGAAAAATGACCTGGAATCGCTTGAACCGAATCATAACGGATTTATTTCGCAAGCTTTCCTCGAACACGAATTGGAACAAGGATTAAATGCAGCTGACCGAACAACTAAACACTTGGTATCCAAAGCAAATGCCACGATGGCGAAAGTCAACCATATTGTCGATCTGCCGGATTTGAACGATAACGATTTTCACGAACAGAACCGAAAAGCAACGAAAGACATCAATCAGACGATTGAAAAGCTGCACACCTTTGACAGGGAGCAGACAAACGCCCTCAAAACCGCTGAAAATGACCTTGAAACGATGCAAAAATATATTACATGGCTTGAAAAAATGTACACAGGGCCTAAAATTGAAATCACCGGCTATCAAAAAGGCTCGATTTTAAAGCCGGATGAGGATACAAACATCAAGGGTCCGGTCGACGGTCTGAAGGGAGAGCTAGAAAAAGCCGAGCCGTCTCCAATGGAAATCATGCTAGAGAAATTGGGAAATCAGAAAGATTCAGATGTCGATACACTTGCCGCCGCGCCTAACCGACTAAAAAAATTAATAAAAAAGTACAAAATACACAATAAATCGGTAAATAATCCAGATGCACTAAAAGAAATTAAGTTCAAAAAATATATAATTAAAAAATCAGATGTTGAAGTTAAAAAATTTGAAATGCCGTGGGGACCAGGAAAGATAGGCAAACTTGGAAAAGCGAGTGAAATCAGGCAGGCTTTAACCGAAAACCCCTTGAAAGTTGATGAAGTATCTAAGGTTGGGAAAAGTGCGAATACAGCCAAGGATATTTCTAAACATCAGATTAAATCTGGTGCAACCAACATTGCTCTCCATTCAAAATTTTTAGAGGTCTTAAAAGCAACCGAGTTAGCTAATCCACTAGTAGATAGCTTGAAAAAGACAGGAAAATTGCCTCCAAATTATGTTGGTAAGAATATAGCCGCGAAAAACGGTTGGCGGCCAGGAAAAGCACTGAATAATTATGTATCAGGCGGACAAATCGGCGGGGATATCTTTAAAAATACTGCAAATGTGTTGCCAAAAGCTCCGGGGAGAGTTTGGTATGAGGCTGATGTTGGTTTAAGTAACACTATGTCCAGAAGTAAACAGGCTGGAACAAGACTACTATATTCCAATGACGATAAAATGTATATTACCACGGATCACTATAAAACAGTTCATTATATTGGGACTTTTAAGTAA
- a CDS encoding barstar family protein: protein MDSLHEERKEKITLDVSNIQDSNELHNALKEKLEFPDFYGMNWDAFWDAITGLVELPKTIIFEGWGNIEEKLPTDSQTLVNIFKEFNEEYPFMECEVVYKK, encoded by the coding sequence ATGGATTCATTACACGAAGAAAGAAAAGAGAAGATCACTTTGGATGTAAGCAATATTCAAGATTCCAACGAACTCCATAACGCATTAAAAGAAAAACTTGAGTTCCCGGACTTTTACGGAATGAATTGGGATGCGTTCTGGGATGCTATTACAGGACTTGTCGAACTTCCTAAAACCATAATATTTGAAGGTTGGGGCAATATCGAAGAAAAACTACCAACAGATTCACAAACCTTGGTTAACATTTTTAAAGAATTTAATGAAGAATATCCTTTTATGGAATGTGAAGTAGTTTATAAAAAATGA